In one Pseudarthrobacter oxydans genomic region, the following are encoded:
- a CDS encoding sugar phosphate isomerase/epimerase family protein has protein sequence MMRLAGHTLGTPDHTVPQALALFKAAGLDAAEVIYQDDYLSGLPLGDRRAAMEALKASDSEGVPIVGLTPYTTAINSLEDVEWRGAVDEFRGAIETAHMVGADRVRVYAGSWHAGDSDLARRWAKLVHALQTLAPEAEQAGVRLCVENHFGTMTQSAAETAALVREVAHPAIRVLYDQANLTFTHDEKFEQALAVQGDLIGHVHVKDLVFTDPNAAFRATETARVNASERAVRSRVVGSGVVPWPQILSGLVQHGYNDVLSIELEYRWHRQDLPKPEDGFRESADVLRAMLSDPAHVRNAR, from the coding sequence ATGATGCGGCTTGCAGGTCACACCCTCGGAACCCCGGACCACACGGTTCCCCAGGCACTGGCGCTCTTCAAAGCTGCCGGCCTCGACGCCGCGGAGGTTATCTACCAAGACGACTACCTGTCAGGGCTGCCTCTGGGAGATCGGCGCGCCGCGATGGAGGCATTGAAGGCTTCCGATAGTGAAGGCGTGCCGATCGTAGGCCTGACGCCATACACGACAGCCATCAACTCCCTTGAGGACGTGGAGTGGCGCGGCGCGGTCGATGAATTTCGGGGTGCCATTGAAACCGCGCATATGGTCGGGGCCGATCGGGTCCGTGTCTACGCCGGGTCCTGGCATGCCGGGGACTCCGACCTTGCCCGGCGGTGGGCAAAGCTCGTGCATGCGTTGCAGACCCTTGCGCCTGAAGCTGAACAGGCAGGCGTACGGCTGTGCGTTGAGAACCACTTCGGCACAATGACCCAGTCCGCGGCCGAAACCGCAGCCCTGGTCCGCGAAGTCGCGCACCCGGCCATCCGCGTTCTGTACGATCAGGCGAACCTGACGTTCACCCACGACGAAAAGTTCGAGCAGGCCCTCGCCGTCCAGGGCGACTTGATCGGCCACGTGCACGTGAAGGACCTTGTCTTCACCGATCCCAACGCAGCATTCCGCGCAACCGAAACAGCGCGTGTCAACGCTTCCGAGCGGGCCGTACGGTCCCGCGTCGTAGGAAGCGGCGTCGTTCCCTGGCCCCAAATCCTCTCCGGGCTGGTGCAGCACGGCTACAACGACGTGCTCAGCATCGAACTTGAATACCGCTGGCACCGGCAAGACCTTCCCAAGCCCGAGGACGGATTCAGGGAATCAGCCGACGTCCTGCGCGCCATGCTCTCCGATCCCGCCCATGTAAGGAACGCCCGATGA
- a CDS encoding Gfo/Idh/MocA family oxidoreductase → MNTNRLRVGVIGAGNIATIAQLPTLVQRHDVELAALVSRREDPSSLVRRWGFDSAYKSVEDMLDSQDLDAVFVLTPRSEHAHAVQLCLNRDVDVFCEKPLAPATEEAERLADLADERGRILMVDFNRRYAPVYTAGRELFGTKGATFCVAQKNRPGSEYRATFENAIHMVDLLRWYCGGEPVDVAAHAAGDDPWEEDGVAAMIRFSTGNTGVLMAARTAGAWSEKLDAYGDGKTVEVRAPETVSTTVQGVTTSRELSAEAYGWATATDTLGFSAAVHHFLDRVADRAQPLTSGREAVHTQRLLDQVLAASGLPTEEQAGREWASHATSGNS, encoded by the coding sequence ATGAACACCAACCGCCTCCGCGTCGGCGTCATCGGCGCCGGAAACATCGCCACCATTGCCCAATTGCCCACACTCGTACAGCGGCATGACGTTGAGCTTGCCGCCCTGGTATCACGCCGTGAGGATCCGAGCAGCCTGGTCCGACGCTGGGGCTTCGACTCCGCCTACAAGTCGGTCGAGGACATGCTGGACTCACAGGATCTGGACGCAGTGTTCGTCCTCACACCCCGGTCCGAACACGCACACGCGGTCCAACTGTGCCTGAACCGCGACGTCGACGTGTTCTGCGAAAAGCCTCTGGCCCCGGCAACCGAGGAGGCAGAACGTCTGGCAGACCTCGCCGACGAGCGCGGCCGCATCCTGATGGTCGACTTCAACCGCCGCTATGCCCCCGTTTACACCGCCGGCCGGGAGCTGTTTGGCACGAAGGGCGCTACCTTCTGCGTGGCCCAGAAGAACCGCCCCGGATCGGAATACCGCGCAACCTTCGAGAACGCCATCCACATGGTCGATCTGCTCCGCTGGTACTGCGGTGGCGAACCTGTTGACGTGGCGGCGCACGCAGCGGGCGACGACCCGTGGGAGGAAGACGGCGTCGCGGCCATGATCCGCTTCAGCACCGGCAACACCGGAGTGCTCATGGCAGCCCGGACAGCCGGTGCCTGGAGCGAAAAACTCGATGCCTACGGCGACGGCAAGACCGTAGAAGTGAGGGCCCCGGAAACCGTCTCGACCACTGTCCAGGGAGTCACCACATCACGCGAGCTCAGCGCCGAGGCGTACGGCTGGGCAACGGCCACCGACACGCTCGGATTCTCCGCCGCCGTCCATCACTTCCTGGACCGCGTCGCCGACAGGGCCCAGCCACTGACCTCCGGCCGGGAAGCTGTCCATACCCAGAGGCTGCTTGACCAAGTCCTCGCCGCCTCGGGACTGCCCACAGAAGAACAAGCAGGCCGGGAATGGGCCAGCCACGCCACCAGCGGCAACAGCTAG
- a CDS encoding SDR family oxidoreductase, producing the protein MSLKDQVVLVTGSSGGIGDAVVDALTAEGAIVIGADRGAKEGQELAGFFTLDITSEEQCATVVRDVTTRYGRIDALVHAAGVLGATPDIMKTTTEEFDSIMRINGSGTFSMVRETAQSMIGTGTAGAIVILSSVAAKEARLNYLPYNASKLAVLHIMWSFAELLGPNGISVNAIAPGPVNTPMWAQFAKDSGPDAAANRAKRAAQLPMRRFAEPDEVARAILFLADPDNRYITGVSLDVAGGAHLGMGT; encoded by the coding sequence ATGAGCCTTAAAGACCAAGTCGTTCTGGTAACCGGATCAAGCGGCGGAATCGGCGACGCAGTCGTCGACGCCCTCACAGCCGAAGGGGCCATCGTCATAGGTGCCGACCGCGGCGCGAAGGAGGGCCAAGAACTAGCCGGCTTCTTCACGCTCGACATCACCTCCGAAGAACAATGCGCCACCGTCGTCCGTGATGTCACAACCAGGTACGGGCGCATCGACGCGCTTGTCCATGCAGCTGGAGTCCTGGGTGCCACGCCGGACATCATGAAAACAACGACCGAAGAATTCGACTCCATCATGCGGATCAACGGTTCGGGCACCTTCTCCATGGTCCGGGAAACCGCGCAATCAATGATTGGGACCGGAACTGCCGGCGCGATCGTGATCCTCTCCTCCGTTGCAGCCAAAGAGGCCCGACTCAACTATCTGCCGTACAACGCAAGCAAACTCGCAGTGCTCCACATCATGTGGTCCTTCGCCGAGCTGCTCGGCCCCAACGGCATCTCGGTCAACGCCATCGCGCCGGGCCCGGTAAACACTCCCATGTGGGCACAATTCGCGAAGGACTCGGGCCCGGATGCAGCCGCCAACCGGGCCAAGCGCGCCGCCCAGCTTCCCATGCGCCGGTTCGCCGAACCCGACGAAGTCGCCCGCGCCATCCTTTTCCTCGCCGACCCGGACAACCGCTACATCACCGGCGTATCCCTCGATGTGGCAGGCGGAGCACACTTGGGAATGGGAACCTAA